In one Mycobacteroides chelonae genomic region, the following are encoded:
- a CDS encoding ABC transporter permease, giving the protein MTGRKWPRSLINERVDRRGVERALPVPWLDDVLDVRRLWRNAGLFRYVVKRLLLAIPVLIGTSLLIYSLVYALPGDPIRALAGDRPFTPEVMAQLRERFHLNDPFLVRYGKYIVGFLHGDFGTDFQERPVAQTVSQRLPVTLRLTVVAVAFETIIGITAGVLCAVRRGSFYDNLVLVTTTLLVSMPVFVLGFLAQYLFGFKLGWFPIAGIRDGWYSFLLPGLVLASLSMAYVARLTRTSMLETMDADFVRTARAKGISESRILLRHTLRNSLIPVVTFIGADVGALLAGAVVTESVFNIPGLGRATFDAVRNQEGAVVVSILTLIVFFYIFFNLVVDILYALLDPRIRYE; this is encoded by the coding sequence ATGACCGGACGCAAGTGGCCGCGATCGCTGATCAACGAAAGGGTTGATAGGCGGGGAGTGGAGCGTGCACTCCCGGTTCCGTGGCTCGATGATGTGCTGGACGTTCGGCGGCTTTGGCGGAACGCGGGCTTGTTTCGTTATGTGGTGAAGCGGCTGTTGCTGGCCATTCCGGTGCTCATAGGCACGTCGCTGCTCATCTATTCCCTGGTGTACGCGCTACCGGGTGATCCCATTCGGGCGTTGGCGGGCGACCGTCCGTTCACCCCCGAGGTCATGGCTCAACTACGGGAGCGCTTTCATCTCAATGATCCGTTCCTGGTGCGCTACGGCAAGTACATCGTGGGCTTCCTGCATGGTGACTTCGGTACAGATTTCCAGGAACGCCCTGTCGCACAAACTGTTTCACAACGCCTGCCGGTGACGTTGAGGCTCACGGTGGTGGCCGTGGCATTCGAGACGATCATCGGCATCACCGCCGGAGTGCTGTGTGCGGTGCGCCGGGGATCGTTCTACGACAACCTTGTTCTTGTCACCACGACGCTGCTGGTCTCGATGCCCGTGTTCGTGCTGGGCTTCCTGGCGCAGTACCTGTTCGGCTTCAAGCTCGGCTGGTTCCCGATCGCCGGAATCCGGGACGGCTGGTACAGCTTCCTGCTGCCGGGGCTGGTGCTGGCCTCGTTGTCCATGGCCTATGTGGCTCGGCTCACCCGAACCTCGATGTTGGAGACCATGGATGCCGACTTTGTCCGGACCGCCCGTGCCAAGGGCATCTCCGAATCACGCATTCTGTTGCGGCACACCCTGCGTAACAGCCTGATTCCCGTCGTCACATTCATCGGTGCCGACGTGGGTGCGCTGCTGGCGGGCGCGGTCGTCACCGAGTCGGTGTTCAACATCCCTGGGTTGGGGAGGGCGACATTCGATGCGGTGCGCAACCAGGAGGGCGCCGTCGTGGTGAGCATCCTGACGCTGATCGTCTTCTTCTACATCTTCTTCAATCTCGTCGTCGACATCTTGTACGCGCTGCTGGATCCGAGGATTCGCTATGAGTGA
- a CDS encoding alpha/beta fold hydrolase — protein MLFDQTARHPDPSVVRIVGPWRHFDVHANGIRFHVVEADAPHTPTVAVTSRPLVLLLHGFGSFWWSWRHQLRELTDARVVAVDLRGYGGSDKPPRGYDGWTLAGDTAGLIRALGHTSATLVGHAEGGLVCWATANLHPRLVDAIAVVSSPHPIALRTATFRRTGQGGALLPSLMRYQLPILPERTLTRHRGAELERLVRLRAGEHWTTTDDFAETIQQLRTAIAIPGVAHCALEYQRWAVRSQLRSEGWRFMRSMNRELSVPVLHMRGDSDPYVLADPVHRSLSFAPHGQFVELRGVGHYGHEEDPGTVNEHLGSFIGRR, from the coding sequence ATGCTGTTCGACCAGACGGCACGTCACCCCGACCCATCCGTGGTCCGCATCGTCGGCCCGTGGCGCCATTTTGACGTACACGCCAACGGCATTCGGTTCCATGTGGTGGAAGCCGATGCTCCTCACACACCAACCGTGGCCGTCACCAGCAGGCCACTCGTATTGCTGCTGCATGGGTTCGGGTCCTTCTGGTGGTCGTGGCGGCATCAGCTTCGCGAGCTGACAGATGCCCGCGTGGTGGCGGTCGATCTCCGCGGCTACGGGGGCAGCGACAAACCGCCACGCGGGTACGACGGATGGACGCTGGCCGGGGATACCGCCGGGCTGATCCGTGCCCTGGGGCACACGTCGGCCACGCTGGTCGGGCATGCCGAGGGCGGACTGGTCTGCTGGGCCACCGCGAACCTGCATCCACGCCTCGTCGATGCCATCGCGGTGGTGAGCTCGCCGCACCCGATCGCCCTGCGCACCGCCACATTCCGCAGAACCGGGCAGGGAGGCGCGCTATTGCCGTCCCTGATGCGCTACCAGCTGCCCATCCTTCCCGAGCGCACCCTGACACGTCATCGAGGTGCCGAGCTGGAACGTCTGGTGCGCTTGCGGGCGGGCGAGCATTGGACCACCACCGACGATTTCGCCGAGACCATCCAGCAGCTGCGCACCGCGATCGCCATCCCCGGGGTGGCCCATTGCGCGCTGGAGTATCAGCGCTGGGCGGTGCGTAGCCAGTTGCGCAGCGAGGGTTGGCGTTTCATGAGGTCAATGAACCGTGAACTATCCGTCCCGGTACTTCACATGCGCGGCGACAGCGATCCGTATGTGCTCGCCGACCCGGTGCACCGATCACTGTCCTTCGCGCCCCACGGCCAATTCGTCGAGCTGCGCGGGGTAGGACATTACGGCCACGAGGAAGACCCCGGCACCGTCAACGAGCACCTAGGGAGCTTTATTGGGCGCCGGTGA
- the marP gene encoding acid resistance serine protease MarP, with protein MNLNPSQWLDIGVIAVAFIAAVSGWRSGALGSLMSFVGVILGAVAGVMLAPHVVGNLDGARTRLFASLLLILVLVVIGEVAGVVLGRAMRGAIKNRALRAGDSVVGVVLQVAAVLVAAWLLSIPMQSSNQPNISAAARESRVLSQVDKYAPDQLRKVPNDLSKLLDTSGVTGVLQPFGKTPIAAVDAPDSTLVDGPVVRGAEPSVVKIKGIARSCQKSLEGTGFVIAPHRVMSNAHVVAGTNSVTVESAGQTFDATVVAYDPNADISILAVPDMPATPLVFAPKPAKTGDDAIVLGYPGGGNYKATPARVREIIELNGPDIYRSTTVTREVYTVRGSVLQGNSGGPLIDTEGRVLGVVFGAAIDDDDTGFALTAKQVKDQLAKAELSEPVATGSCISAPEANKSPQPVSGPQSPAPNKAP; from the coding sequence ATGAATCTGAATCCATCACAGTGGCTCGATATCGGCGTCATCGCCGTCGCGTTCATTGCCGCGGTGTCCGGATGGCGTTCCGGCGCACTGGGTTCCTTGATGTCATTCGTCGGGGTGATCCTGGGCGCGGTAGCCGGCGTGATGCTGGCCCCGCATGTGGTGGGCAACCTGGACGGGGCACGTACCCGGTTGTTCGCCTCGCTGCTGCTGATCCTGGTGTTGGTGGTCATCGGCGAGGTGGCGGGTGTGGTGCTGGGCCGGGCCATGCGTGGTGCCATCAAGAATCGGGCGCTGCGCGCCGGCGATTCGGTGGTGGGAGTGGTGCTGCAGGTGGCCGCCGTGCTGGTGGCCGCATGGCTGCTGTCGATTCCGATGCAGAGCTCCAATCAGCCGAATATCTCTGCGGCAGCTCGTGAATCGAGGGTTCTCAGCCAGGTCGACAAGTACGCCCCGGACCAACTCCGCAAGGTACCCAACGACCTGTCGAAGCTGCTGGACACCTCGGGTGTGACCGGTGTGTTGCAGCCGTTCGGTAAGACCCCCATCGCGGCCGTCGACGCCCCGGATTCAACGTTGGTGGACGGTCCGGTGGTGCGGGGCGCCGAGCCGAGCGTTGTGAAGATCAAAGGCATTGCCCGCAGCTGCCAGAAGTCGCTTGAGGGAACCGGATTCGTCATCGCCCCGCACCGGGTGATGTCGAATGCGCACGTGGTGGCCGGCACGAACAGCGTCACCGTCGAGTCGGCCGGGCAGACGTTCGATGCCACCGTGGTGGCCTACGACCCCAATGCCGATATCTCGATCCTCGCGGTTCCGGATATGCCGGCCACGCCGCTGGTCTTCGCGCCCAAACCGGCCAAGACCGGGGACGACGCCATCGTGCTGGGCTACCCGGGTGGCGGGAACTACAAGGCGACACCGGCGCGGGTCCGGGAGATCATCGAGCTGAACGGCCCGGACATCTACCGGTCCACCACGGTCACACGCGAGGTGTACACCGTCAGGGGCTCGGTGCTACAGGGCAATTCGGGTGGTCCGTTGATCGACACGGAGGGGCGTGTGCTCGGTGTGGTCTTCGGGGCGGCGATCGATGATGACGACACCGGCTTCGCGCTGACCGCCAAGCAGGTCAAAGATCAGCTCGCCAAGGCCGAGCTCTCCGAGCCCGTCGCCACCGGCAGTTGCATCTCCGCGCCGGAGGCCAACAAGTCACCGCAGCCCGTCAGCGGACCGCAGTCACCGGCGCCCAATAAAGCTCCCTAG
- a CDS encoding phage holin family protein, whose product MSSPGSRNYRTDSNGVPITVAAIPLSDPNATGTGEPTIGNLVRDATTQVSALVRAEVELARAEVVRDVKKGVAGSIFFIAALVVLFYSTFFFFFFAAEILKIWLPAWAAYLIIFAAMVFVAILAVLIGFLQVRRIRGPRDTIASVKETRTVFTSRDDEAPALTKSAKPADPSGW is encoded by the coding sequence GTGAGCAGCCCTGGAAGCCGCAACTACCGCACGGACAGCAATGGTGTTCCGATCACCGTCGCCGCCATTCCGCTGTCCGATCCGAACGCGACCGGCACCGGAGAACCCACCATCGGCAATCTCGTCCGTGATGCCACCACCCAGGTCTCCGCTCTGGTGCGTGCTGAGGTGGAATTGGCCCGCGCCGAGGTCGTCCGGGACGTCAAGAAGGGTGTCGCGGGCAGTATCTTCTTCATCGCGGCTCTCGTCGTCCTGTTCTACTCGACGTTCTTCTTCTTCTTTTTCGCCGCGGAGATCCTCAAGATCTGGCTGCCCGCCTGGGCGGCGTACCTGATCATCTTCGCCGCCATGGTGTTCGTCGCCATCCTCGCGGTACTGATCGGTTTCCTCCAGGTCAGACGAATCCGAGGACCACGCGACACCATCGCCTCCGTCAAGGAAACACGGACCGTGTTCACCTCACGCGACGATGAGGCTCCTGCACTGACCAAGTCGGCTAAGCCCGCAGACCCGTCGGGCTGGTAG
- a CDS encoding NUDIX hydrolase, with protein sequence MTADEPLTRRGLATAPLTPGAAPDWMRPLVDNAAGVKDIYGRGVHPAIKAVLRARKLPSSGRPAAVLVLVSADQAVTDPTEADLLLTVRASTLRQHSGQVSFPGGATDPGDAGPVGTALREAQEETGLDPVRVQPLTVMEPLFIPPSGFHVSPVLAYSPDPGQVLAVDPGETAGVSRVKIGDLVDPANRIMVTKKTFGIRYSGPAFLLPGMLVWGFTGQIISAMLEVSGWAQPWDTRNLRDLDELLAEHLGGSV encoded by the coding sequence GTGACTGCCGATGAGCCGCTTACGCGAAGAGGATTGGCGACCGCGCCACTGACGCCCGGTGCCGCTCCAGACTGGATGCGACCGCTGGTGGACAACGCCGCGGGTGTCAAGGACATCTACGGCCGTGGCGTGCACCCCGCGATCAAGGCGGTACTGCGGGCGCGCAAGCTGCCCTCTTCCGGGCGCCCGGCGGCGGTGCTGGTGCTGGTGTCCGCCGACCAGGCGGTGACCGACCCCACCGAGGCGGATTTGTTGCTGACGGTGCGCGCATCGACCTTGCGTCAGCACAGCGGTCAGGTGTCCTTCCCTGGCGGTGCTACCGATCCCGGTGACGCAGGGCCGGTGGGAACCGCATTGCGTGAGGCGCAGGAGGAGACGGGGCTGGACCCGGTTCGCGTGCAGCCGCTGACGGTCATGGAGCCGCTGTTCATCCCGCCATCCGGCTTCCACGTCTCTCCGGTGCTTGCCTACTCGCCCGACCCGGGACAGGTTCTTGCCGTCGATCCGGGCGAGACCGCCGGGGTGTCACGGGTGAAGATCGGTGACCTGGTGGACCCGGCGAATCGAATCATGGTGACTAAGAAGACATTTGGTATTCGTTACAGTGGCCCGGCCTTCTTGTTGCCGGGGATGCTGGTGTGGGGCTTCACCGGGCAGATCATCTCGGCGATGTTGGAGGTGTCCGGCTGGGCACAGCCATGGGACACTCGTAACCTTCGTGATCTTGATGAGCTGCTGGCCGAGCACCTGGGAGGGTCGGTATGA
- a CDS encoding TlpA family protein disulfide reductase, producing the protein MSRLSTGARWTIVGMVLVAALIAVMLSQQHDQRRHAPQGQDPVAARERRDADTPEALAELFSQAQLPPCPNAGSAPGMRELAGITLECSGSRVPVGPVLAGRQVVLNLWAYWCGPCADELPAMAELQRRAGNKLTVVTVHQDENEAAGLAKLAELHVRLPMIQDGARRIAAALKSPNVMPTTILIRADGSVARVLPRSFTSADEIGAEVEQALGVRF; encoded by the coding sequence GTGTCTCGGCTCAGCACCGGGGCGCGGTGGACGATCGTGGGGATGGTGCTGGTCGCGGCGCTGATCGCCGTCATGTTGTCGCAGCAACACGATCAGCGGCGGCACGCGCCGCAAGGGCAGGATCCTGTCGCCGCCCGCGAACGCCGGGACGCCGACACCCCGGAAGCTCTCGCGGAACTGTTCAGCCAGGCGCAACTGCCGCCATGCCCCAACGCCGGCAGTGCGCCGGGGATGCGCGAACTGGCCGGGATAACGCTGGAATGCAGCGGGTCCAGGGTTCCGGTCGGTCCCGTCCTCGCCGGGCGGCAGGTGGTGCTGAACCTGTGGGCCTACTGGTGCGGTCCCTGTGCCGATGAGCTGCCGGCGATGGCCGAGCTGCAGCGCCGCGCGGGCAACAAGCTCACCGTCGTCACGGTGCATCAAGACGAGAACGAGGCGGCCGGGCTGGCCAAGCTCGCCGAGCTACACGTCAGGCTGCCGATGATCCAGGACGGGGCCCGGCGTATCGCCGCCGCGCTGAAGTCACCGAATGTCATGCCCACGACCATTTTGATTCGAGCGGACGGTAGCGTTGCCCGAGTGCTACCGCGTTCGTTCACTTCGGCGGATGAGATCGGTGCCGAGGTGGAACAAGCGTTGGGAGTGAGGTTCTAG
- a CDS encoding ABC transporter permease has product MSDPIHAPGPVSGPDAAAESLVEQADLWGNAWKYLRRSGFFITGSILLTILVLMALVPQLFTFGKDPRACDLYQARKGISAAHWLGTDLQGCDYYANVVYGARVSLTIGLIAMVGVLIIGVLVGALAGYFGGFADSTLSRLTDVFYGIPTILGGMILLSVVGHRTVWSVAGALIVFGWMTSMRLVRSSVMTIKQSDYVQAAIALGAPTWRILLRHILPNALAPVLVYATIAVGSFIAAEATLTYMGIGLELPEISWGLQINDGQSRFATTPRLVIVPALFLSAAVLGFIMVGDALRDALDPRRR; this is encoded by the coding sequence ATGAGTGACCCCATCCATGCCCCTGGCCCGGTCTCGGGCCCTGATGCCGCCGCCGAGTCGTTGGTGGAGCAGGCGGATCTTTGGGGAAATGCCTGGAAGTACCTGCGGCGCAGTGGCTTCTTCATCACCGGGTCGATCCTGCTGACGATTTTGGTCCTGATGGCGTTGGTCCCGCAGTTGTTCACCTTCGGAAAGGACCCTCGGGCCTGCGACCTCTATCAGGCGCGCAAGGGGATCAGCGCGGCGCACTGGCTGGGTACCGACCTACAAGGATGCGACTATTACGCCAACGTGGTCTATGGGGCGCGAGTGTCGCTGACGATCGGCCTGATCGCGATGGTGGGCGTGCTGATCATCGGTGTCCTCGTCGGGGCGCTGGCGGGGTACTTCGGCGGTTTCGCCGACTCCACGCTGTCCCGGTTGACCGATGTCTTCTACGGTATCCCAACGATTTTGGGTGGCATGATCCTGCTGTCCGTCGTCGGTCATCGGACGGTGTGGAGCGTCGCGGGCGCGCTGATCGTGTTCGGCTGGATGACCTCGATGCGGCTGGTGCGATCCAGTGTGATGACCATCAAACAGAGCGACTACGTTCAGGCCGCCATCGCGCTGGGAGCGCCGACATGGCGAATCCTACTGCGGCACATACTTCCCAATGCGCTGGCGCCCGTGCTGGTGTACGCCACCATCGCGGTGGGCAGCTTCATCGCGGCGGAGGCCACGCTGACCTATATGGGCATCGGGCTAGAGCTGCCAGAGATTTCGTGGGGACTTCAGATCAACGATGGACAATCCCGTTTCGCCACCACGCCGAGGCTGGTCATCGTTCCGGCCTTGTTCCTCTCGGCCGCCGTGCTCGGCTTCATCATGGTTGGTGACGCCCTCCGAGATGCTCTCGATCCGCGGAGGAGGTAG
- the acs gene encoding acetate--CoA ligase, which translates to MTEISTEPDRYPPSPEFVATANATADLYQAAEEDRLGFWAQQAGRLHWSEPFGDVLDWSDAPFAKWFVGGKLNVAYNCVDRHVEAGNGDRVAIHWEGEPGDTRTITYAELLAQVSQAANYLTKLGLVSGDRVAIYMPMLPEAIVAMLACARLGLMHSVVFAGFSAAALRARIDDAEAKLVITSDGQWRRGAAAPLKAAVDEALGGEPSSVEHVLVVRRTEIPVDWTQERDLWWHETVAHADTTHTPESFDSEHPLFLLYTSGTTGKPKGIVHTSGGFLTQTSYTHFNIFDLKPETDVYWCTADIGWVTGHTYIVYGPLSNGATQVVYEGTPTSPNEHRHFEIIEKYGVTIYYIAPTLVRTFMKWGRDIPFAHDLSSLRLLGSVGEPINPEAWRWYREVIGGNRTPIVDTWWQTETGSAMISPLPGVTDTKPGSAMRALPGISAKIVDDDGNRLEPASGDEPVTGYLVLDQPWPSMLRGIWGDPERFKETYWSRYAEKGWYFAGDGARYDSDGAIWVLGRIDDVMNISGHRISTAEVESALVGHDGVAEAAVVGASDETTGQAIVAFVILKASHTVEGDELVSHLKAQVSKEISPIAKPREIHVVPELPKTRSGKIMRRLLRDVAEGRELGDTSTLVDPSVFEAIRASK; encoded by the coding sequence ATGACTGAAATCAGCACCGAGCCGGATCGCTACCCGCCGTCGCCGGAGTTCGTGGCGACTGCGAACGCGACCGCCGACCTCTATCAGGCGGCCGAGGAAGATCGGCTCGGGTTCTGGGCACAGCAGGCTGGTCGGCTGCACTGGAGCGAGCCTTTCGGCGACGTACTCGACTGGTCCGATGCACCGTTCGCGAAGTGGTTCGTCGGCGGCAAGCTCAATGTCGCCTACAACTGCGTCGATCGGCACGTGGAGGCCGGCAATGGTGATCGGGTCGCCATCCACTGGGAGGGCGAGCCCGGCGACACCCGCACCATCACCTACGCCGAGCTGCTGGCTCAGGTCAGCCAGGCGGCCAACTATCTGACCAAGCTCGGCCTGGTTTCTGGTGACCGGGTCGCCATCTACATGCCCATGCTGCCCGAGGCGATCGTGGCGATGCTGGCGTGTGCGCGGCTGGGGCTGATGCATTCGGTGGTGTTCGCGGGATTCTCCGCCGCGGCACTGCGGGCGCGCATCGACGACGCCGAGGCCAAGCTGGTCATCACCTCCGACGGCCAATGGCGGCGCGGCGCCGCGGCCCCACTGAAGGCCGCTGTGGACGAAGCGCTGGGCGGCGAGCCGAGTTCCGTCGAACATGTTCTGGTGGTGCGCCGCACCGAGATTCCCGTCGACTGGACCCAGGAACGCGACCTGTGGTGGCACGAGACGGTCGCTCACGCCGATACCACCCACACGCCCGAATCCTTTGATTCCGAGCATCCGCTGTTCCTGCTGTACACCTCGGGAACGACCGGAAAGCCCAAGGGCATCGTGCACACCTCGGGCGGCTTCCTGACGCAGACCTCGTACACACACTTCAACATCTTCGACCTCAAGCCCGAGACCGACGTGTACTGGTGCACAGCCGATATCGGCTGGGTCACCGGCCACACCTATATCGTCTACGGCCCACTGTCCAACGGCGCCACCCAGGTGGTCTACGAGGGCACACCCACTTCGCCGAACGAGCATCGGCATTTCGAGATCATCGAAAAGTACGGTGTCACTATCTATTACATCGCTCCCACGCTGGTGCGCACGTTCATGAAGTGGGGACGCGACATCCCGTTCGCGCACGACCTGTCCAGCCTGCGACTGCTGGGCAGCGTCGGTGAGCCGATCAACCCGGAGGCATGGCGCTGGTACCGCGAGGTCATCGGCGGCAACCGCACCCCCATCGTGGACACCTGGTGGCAGACAGAGACCGGCTCGGCGATGATCTCCCCGCTGCCCGGTGTCACCGACACCAAGCCTGGTTCGGCGATGCGCGCACTACCCGGTATCTCCGCGAAAATCGTTGATGACGACGGGAATCGACTGGAGCCGGCCAGCGGCGATGAACCGGTCACCGGGTACCTGGTGCTCGATCAGCCGTGGCCGTCCATGCTGCGCGGTATCTGGGGCGACCCAGAGCGGTTCAAGGAGACCTACTGGTCCCGTTATGCCGAGAAGGGCTGGTACTTCGCCGGAGACGGTGCACGCTACGACAGCGACGGCGCCATCTGGGTGTTGGGGCGCATCGATGACGTCATGAACATCTCCGGCCACCGAATCTCGACTGCCGAAGTGGAATCCGCGCTCGTCGGACATGACGGTGTCGCCGAGGCCGCCGTCGTCGGCGCCTCCGACGAGACGACGGGGCAGGCCATCGTGGCGTTCGTGATTCTCAAGGCCAGTCACACCGTCGAGGGCGATGAGCTCGTCTCACACCTGAAAGCTCAGGTGTCCAAGGAGATCTCGCCCATCGCCAAGCCGCGCGAGATTCACGTGGTACCCGAGCTGCCCAAGACCCGCAGCGGCAAGATCATGCGGCGGCTGCTGCGCGATGTGGCCGAGGGACGCGAGCTGGGCGACACCTCGACGCTGGTCGACCCGAGCGTCTTCGAGGCGATCAGAGCCAGCAAGTAG
- a CDS encoding peptide ABC transporter substrate-binding protein: protein MRFRRLAVALLVGIVALLPTGCGDLVTPAPPGYFSMYITEPEHTLVPGNTTENQGGRILRSLFTALVEFNNDTAEVEYTGVAESITSHDNVNWTIKLKPGWTFHNGEPVTAQSYVDAWNYTALSTNAQGSSSFLANVDGFGDLQGDPKNKIPPRATQMRGLHVVDDVTFTVRLNTPFAIYPMTLGYTAFLPLPKAFYRDPAKFGVHPIGNGPFKADGDWVRGIGFTLSRYDQYAGPKKAKSKGLIWRVYTEGLTAYTDMQAGALDIQLDLPDSAYENARAEFGSAFLERPRPDITSLGFPMYDPRYKDVRVRQAISMAIDREAITQVIFSGTRTPATSYASAVVYGYRKGACGKLCELHVDEANKLLDDAHFDRSKPIELWYSSSSTGALSWVQAIGNQLQSNLKVPYILKSLPWSQFLPLQDSKGMTGPFRSGWVMDYPSIYNFLESLYGTVALPPAGSNYVFYSNPAFDELLRQGNNQPTVELATKAYQKAEDLLFKDLPAAPLFYEVNQAVHSKRVSNVKISIQDCIEYADVEVVQ from the coding sequence ATGCGGTTTCGCCGACTGGCCGTCGCGTTGCTCGTCGGCATTGTCGCGCTGCTGCCCACCGGCTGCGGTGACCTGGTGACTCCGGCCCCCCCGGGGTACTTCAGCATGTACATCACCGAACCCGAGCACACCCTGGTCCCGGGAAACACCACCGAGAATCAGGGTGGTCGGATCCTGCGCTCGCTATTTACCGCGCTAGTCGAGTTCAACAACGACACCGCGGAGGTGGAATACACCGGCGTGGCCGAATCGATCACCAGCCACGACAACGTCAATTGGACGATCAAGCTCAAGCCGGGATGGACGTTCCATAACGGCGAACCAGTGACCGCCCAGTCCTACGTGGATGCCTGGAACTACACCGCCTTGAGCACCAACGCCCAGGGCTCCTCGAGTTTCCTAGCCAATGTCGACGGGTTCGGTGATCTCCAGGGAGATCCGAAGAACAAGATCCCACCGCGGGCCACCCAGATGCGCGGACTGCACGTCGTGGATGACGTGACATTTACCGTCCGGCTCAACACTCCGTTCGCCATCTACCCGATGACCTTGGGATACACCGCTTTCCTGCCGCTGCCTAAGGCCTTTTATCGGGATCCGGCCAAGTTCGGCGTGCACCCCATCGGCAATGGCCCCTTCAAGGCCGACGGCGACTGGGTGCGTGGCATCGGGTTCACGCTGAGCCGTTACGACCAGTACGCCGGTCCGAAGAAGGCCAAGTCCAAGGGCTTGATCTGGCGGGTCTACACCGAGGGCCTGACCGCGTACACCGATATGCAGGCCGGTGCCCTCGACATTCAGCTCGATCTGCCCGACTCCGCCTACGAGAACGCCCGGGCCGAATTCGGGTCAGCCTTCCTGGAGCGGCCCCGCCCGGACATCACCTCGCTGGGGTTCCCGATGTACGACCCGCGGTACAAGGATGTACGTGTGCGCCAGGCGATTTCGATGGCCATCGACCGTGAGGCGATCACCCAGGTAATTTTCTCCGGCACCCGCACTCCTGCTACGTCCTACGCGTCGGCGGTGGTCTATGGGTACCGCAAGGGGGCGTGCGGAAAGCTGTGCGAGTTGCACGTCGATGAGGCCAACAAACTGCTCGATGACGCTCATTTCGACAGGAGCAAGCCCATTGAGCTGTGGTACAGCTCATCGAGCACCGGAGCGCTGTCGTGGGTGCAGGCCATCGGAAACCAGTTGCAGTCCAACCTGAAAGTGCCCTACATCCTCAAGAGCCTGCCGTGGTCGCAGTTCCTGCCGTTGCAGGACAGCAAGGGGATGACGGGGCCGTTCCGTTCCGGCTGGGTGATGGACTACCCGTCGATCTACAACTTCCTGGAGTCGTTGTACGGCACGGTGGCGCTGCCACCGGCGGGTTCCAATTACGTGTTCTACAGCAATCCGGCGTTCGACGAACTGCTGCGGCAGGGGAACAACCAGCCGACCGTGGAGCTGGCCACCAAGGCGTATCAGAAGGCAGAAGACCTGTTGTTCAAGGACCTTCCGGCCGCACCGCTGTTCTATGAGGTCAATCAGGCGGTGCATTCCAAGCGGGTGAGCAACGTCAAGATCAGCATCCAGGACTGCATCGAGTACGCCGATGTGGAGGTCGTGCAATGA